A single Oryzias melastigma strain HK-1 linkage group LG24, ASM292280v2, whole genome shotgun sequence DNA region contains:
- the bub1ba gene encoding uncharacterized protein bub1ba isoform X3, which produces MEEQPACRQSAGVGEAHDSSRLLDQEAGVLQVSEYCKDLLMRGQEEMSVEELRAERYFELKKKKMQEKLLHLKEEEEQLRQELEKKRLQLNVSQNRNSSEPAASESFVINESAAENPAGKSEASSSKRPNDLVLKVDEQRLCLNIQCPVDLKKSEPLTTSKPRENLSPIEETSVESLPSGGCSPLDHATQVDTNSNHLFAVNPCDADVRRRLLENSDIFSSPNFHSQRGSRPVVTERSFLHLGGAVFEIYSTLVDGDGFSVFEASTEDNMVLIKVDSCSTPWDFYQFGRLRSSSAGIGLPLISCFLFDDGCISVYTPPQGHTFTKLTKSAPDELLVGYQAIGLLQLLLQLHSCRLLHAALRPNVLTCCHIVEQQPCCIFPTDWSTSVDLELQQNITSVQHLPSAQPYIHVGLLEPSAPPHLVDLVGVAETVHLLLTNSPMVLVKDADGWQVERFSRDQPCDICTTMWRRFFRTLLNAGRRSPASILTELKEQLESLYL; this is translated from the exons ATGGAGGAGCAGCCTGCCTGTAGACA GTCAGCTGGTGTGGGTGAGGCCCATGACAGCAGCAGGCTCCTGGATCAGGAGGCCGGGGTCCTCCAGGTCAGCGAGTACTGCAAAGACCTCCTGATGAGGGGGCAGGAGGAGATGAGCGTGGAGGAGCTGCGGGCTGAGAGATACTTtgagctgaagaagaagaagatgcagG AGAAGCTACTACATCttaaggaggaagaggagcagctcagGCAGGAGCTGGAGAAGAAGAGGCTGCAGCTCAATGTCAGTCAg aatAGGAACTCCTCTGAACCTGCCGCCTCTGAATCCTTCGTCATTAATGAGAGTGCTGCAGAAAACCCTGCTGG GAAGTCTGAGGCCTCTTCAAGCAAGCGGCCCAATGACCTCGTCCTGAAAGTGGATGAACAGAGACTCTGCTTGAATATCCAGTGTCCAG TGGATTTAAAGAAGTCTGAGCCCCTGACCACCTCCAAACCACGAGAGAACCTGAGCCCCATCGAGGAGACCAGTGTGGAGTCCCTGCCCTCTGGAGGCTGCAGTCCTCTAGATCACGCCACACAGGTTGATACAAACTCCAATCATCTGTTCGCAG TGAATCCCTGCGATGCGGATGTTCGACGGAGGCTCTTGGAGAACTCCGACATCTTTTCCTCCCCGAACTTCCACTCACAGCGCGGATCTCGTCCTGTTGTGACTGAGCGCAGCTTTCTACATCTGG GGGGTGCTGTATTTGAGATTTACTCCACATTGGTGGATGGAGATGGCTTCTCAGTCTTTGAAGCGAGCACAGAAGATAATATGGTCCTCATTAAG GTGGACAGCTGCTCCACCCCCTGGGATTTTTACCAGTTTGGTCGCTTAAGGAGTTCCTCCGCTGGAATTGGGCTTCCTCTGatcagctgcttcctgtttgaCGACGGCTGTATAAGCGTCTACACCCCGCCGCAGGGCCACACGTTCACG AAGCTGACCAAGTCGGCTCCAGACGAGCTCCTGGTGGGATATCAAGCCATCGGCCTGTTGCAGCTACTGTTGCAGTTGCACTCCTGCAGGCTGCTGCATGCGGCGCTGCGGCCCAACGTTCTCACCTGCTGTCACAT AGTGGAGCAGCAGCCGTGCTGCATCTTCCCCACAGACTGGTCAACGTcggtggatctggagctgcagcagaacatCACATCCGTCCAGCACCTCCCATCTGCTCAACCCTACATCCACGTGGGTCTCCTGGAACCCAGCGCCCCCCCTCACCTG GTTGACCTGGTGGGCGTGGCGGAAACGGTTCACCTCCTCCTGACCAACAGCCCCATGGTTCTGGTGAAGGACGCTGACGGCTGGCAGGTGGAGCGCTTCAGTAGAGACCAACCCTG CGACATCTGCACAACTATGTGGAGGAGGTTTTTCCGAACGCTGCTGAACGCTGGCCGCCGCTCGCCGGCGTCCATCCTGACGGAACTGAAGGAGCAGCTAGAGTCACTTTACCTTTGA
- the bub1ba gene encoding uncharacterized protein bub1ba isoform X2: MEEQPACRQSAGVGEAHDSSRLLDQEAGVLQVSEYCKDLLMRGQEEMSVEELRAERYFELKKKKMQEKLLHLKEEEEQLRQELEKKRLQLNNRNSSEPAASESFVINESAAENPAGKSEASSSKRPNDLVLKVDEQRLCLNIQCPGLPVDLKKSEPLTTSKPRENLSPIEETSVESLPSGGCSPLDHATQVDTNSNHLFAVNPCDADVRRRLLENSDIFSSPNFHSQRGSRPVVTERSFLHLGGAVFEIYSTLVDGDGFSVFEASTEDNMVLIKVDSCSTPWDFYQFGRLRSSSAGIGLPLISCFLFDDGCISVYTPPQGHTFTKLTKSAPDELLVGYQAIGLLQLLLQLHSCRLLHAALRPNVLTCCHIVEQQPCCIFPTDWSTSVDLELQQNITSVQHLPSAQPYIHVGLLEPSAPPHLVDLVGVAETVHLLLTNSPMVLVKDADGWQVERFSRDQPCDICTTMWRRFFRTLLNAGRRSPASILTELKEQLESLYL; encoded by the exons ATGGAGGAGCAGCCTGCCTGTAGACA GTCAGCTGGTGTGGGTGAGGCCCATGACAGCAGCAGGCTCCTGGATCAGGAGGCCGGGGTCCTCCAGGTCAGCGAGTACTGCAAAGACCTCCTGATGAGGGGGCAGGAGGAGATGAGCGTGGAGGAGCTGCGGGCTGAGAGATACTTtgagctgaagaagaagaagatgcagG AGAAGCTACTACATCttaaggaggaagaggagcagctcagGCAGGAGCTGGAGAAGAAGAGGCTGCAGCTCAAT aatAGGAACTCCTCTGAACCTGCCGCCTCTGAATCCTTCGTCATTAATGAGAGTGCTGCAGAAAACCCTGCTGG GAAGTCTGAGGCCTCTTCAAGCAAGCGGCCCAATGACCTCGTCCTGAAAGTGGATGAACAGAGACTCTGCTTGAATATCCAGTGTCCAGGACTTCCAG TGGATTTAAAGAAGTCTGAGCCCCTGACCACCTCCAAACCACGAGAGAACCTGAGCCCCATCGAGGAGACCAGTGTGGAGTCCCTGCCCTCTGGAGGCTGCAGTCCTCTAGATCACGCCACACAGGTTGATACAAACTCCAATCATCTGTTCGCAG TGAATCCCTGCGATGCGGATGTTCGACGGAGGCTCTTGGAGAACTCCGACATCTTTTCCTCCCCGAACTTCCACTCACAGCGCGGATCTCGTCCTGTTGTGACTGAGCGCAGCTTTCTACATCTGG GGGGTGCTGTATTTGAGATTTACTCCACATTGGTGGATGGAGATGGCTTCTCAGTCTTTGAAGCGAGCACAGAAGATAATATGGTCCTCATTAAG GTGGACAGCTGCTCCACCCCCTGGGATTTTTACCAGTTTGGTCGCTTAAGGAGTTCCTCCGCTGGAATTGGGCTTCCTCTGatcagctgcttcctgtttgaCGACGGCTGTATAAGCGTCTACACCCCGCCGCAGGGCCACACGTTCACG AAGCTGACCAAGTCGGCTCCAGACGAGCTCCTGGTGGGATATCAAGCCATCGGCCTGTTGCAGCTACTGTTGCAGTTGCACTCCTGCAGGCTGCTGCATGCGGCGCTGCGGCCCAACGTTCTCACCTGCTGTCACAT AGTGGAGCAGCAGCCGTGCTGCATCTTCCCCACAGACTGGTCAACGTcggtggatctggagctgcagcagaacatCACATCCGTCCAGCACCTCCCATCTGCTCAACCCTACATCCACGTGGGTCTCCTGGAACCCAGCGCCCCCCCTCACCTG GTTGACCTGGTGGGCGTGGCGGAAACGGTTCACCTCCTCCTGACCAACAGCCCCATGGTTCTGGTGAAGGACGCTGACGGCTGGCAGGTGGAGCGCTTCAGTAGAGACCAACCCTG CGACATCTGCACAACTATGTGGAGGAGGTTTTTCCGAACGCTGCTGAACGCTGGCCGCCGCTCGCCGGCGTCCATCCTGACGGAACTGAAGGAGCAGCTAGAGTCACTTTACCTTTGA
- the bub1ba gene encoding uncharacterized protein bub1ba isoform X1, whose product MEEQPACRQSAGVGEAHDSSRLLDQEAGVLQVSEYCKDLLMRGQEEMSVEELRAERYFELKKKKMQEKLLHLKEEEEQLRQELEKKRLQLNVSQNRNSSEPAASESFVINESAAENPAGKSEASSSKRPNDLVLKVDEQRLCLNIQCPGLPVDLKKSEPLTTSKPRENLSPIEETSVESLPSGGCSPLDHATQVDTNSNHLFAVNPCDADVRRRLLENSDIFSSPNFHSQRGSRPVVTERSFLHLGGAVFEIYSTLVDGDGFSVFEASTEDNMVLIKVDSCSTPWDFYQFGRLRSSSAGIGLPLISCFLFDDGCISVYTPPQGHTFTKLTKSAPDELLVGYQAIGLLQLLLQLHSCRLLHAALRPNVLTCCHIVEQQPCCIFPTDWSTSVDLELQQNITSVQHLPSAQPYIHVGLLEPSAPPHLVDLVGVAETVHLLLTNSPMVLVKDADGWQVERFSRDQPCDICTTMWRRFFRTLLNAGRRSPASILTELKEQLESLYL is encoded by the exons ATGGAGGAGCAGCCTGCCTGTAGACA GTCAGCTGGTGTGGGTGAGGCCCATGACAGCAGCAGGCTCCTGGATCAGGAGGCCGGGGTCCTCCAGGTCAGCGAGTACTGCAAAGACCTCCTGATGAGGGGGCAGGAGGAGATGAGCGTGGAGGAGCTGCGGGCTGAGAGATACTTtgagctgaagaagaagaagatgcagG AGAAGCTACTACATCttaaggaggaagaggagcagctcagGCAGGAGCTGGAGAAGAAGAGGCTGCAGCTCAATGTCAGTCAg aatAGGAACTCCTCTGAACCTGCCGCCTCTGAATCCTTCGTCATTAATGAGAGTGCTGCAGAAAACCCTGCTGG GAAGTCTGAGGCCTCTTCAAGCAAGCGGCCCAATGACCTCGTCCTGAAAGTGGATGAACAGAGACTCTGCTTGAATATCCAGTGTCCAGGACTTCCAG TGGATTTAAAGAAGTCTGAGCCCCTGACCACCTCCAAACCACGAGAGAACCTGAGCCCCATCGAGGAGACCAGTGTGGAGTCCCTGCCCTCTGGAGGCTGCAGTCCTCTAGATCACGCCACACAGGTTGATACAAACTCCAATCATCTGTTCGCAG TGAATCCCTGCGATGCGGATGTTCGACGGAGGCTCTTGGAGAACTCCGACATCTTTTCCTCCCCGAACTTCCACTCACAGCGCGGATCTCGTCCTGTTGTGACTGAGCGCAGCTTTCTACATCTGG GGGGTGCTGTATTTGAGATTTACTCCACATTGGTGGATGGAGATGGCTTCTCAGTCTTTGAAGCGAGCACAGAAGATAATATGGTCCTCATTAAG GTGGACAGCTGCTCCACCCCCTGGGATTTTTACCAGTTTGGTCGCTTAAGGAGTTCCTCCGCTGGAATTGGGCTTCCTCTGatcagctgcttcctgtttgaCGACGGCTGTATAAGCGTCTACACCCCGCCGCAGGGCCACACGTTCACG AAGCTGACCAAGTCGGCTCCAGACGAGCTCCTGGTGGGATATCAAGCCATCGGCCTGTTGCAGCTACTGTTGCAGTTGCACTCCTGCAGGCTGCTGCATGCGGCGCTGCGGCCCAACGTTCTCACCTGCTGTCACAT AGTGGAGCAGCAGCCGTGCTGCATCTTCCCCACAGACTGGTCAACGTcggtggatctggagctgcagcagaacatCACATCCGTCCAGCACCTCCCATCTGCTCAACCCTACATCCACGTGGGTCTCCTGGAACCCAGCGCCCCCCCTCACCTG GTTGACCTGGTGGGCGTGGCGGAAACGGTTCACCTCCTCCTGACCAACAGCCCCATGGTTCTGGTGAAGGACGCTGACGGCTGGCAGGTGGAGCGCTTCAGTAGAGACCAACCCTG CGACATCTGCACAACTATGTGGAGGAGGTTTTTCCGAACGCTGCTGAACGCTGGCCGCCGCTCGCCGGCGTCCATCCTGACGGAACTGAAGGAGCAGCTAGAGTCACTTTACCTTTGA